The genomic stretch TCTTTCTTCATAAGTAAGGGGATTGTTCCACAACCTGTGCCAAGTTCAATTACTTTGTCATTTTTCTTAGCGTTGCAAAAGTAGTTAAGTATTATAGTGTCGGTAGAAAAATGATGAATGTCGCTTACAATAATTTCAATGTTATTGCCAAGTGGCTCAAAATGTTCATTTGGATTTAGCATACAGTCCCCCTAAAAATAGTGTTTCCTAGAAAATTATACTACAATATAAGAAAAACAGCAAGGTCAAAAAACCTTGCTGTTTAACTAACTTCGCTATCTTAAATTATGCTTCTGCAGGAGCACCTACAGGGCATGTGTCTGCACAAGCACCGCAGCTGATACATTCGTCAGCGTTGATTTCGTACTTGCCATCACCTTCAGAGATTGCACCTACAGGACAACCATCTGCACAAGCGCCACAGCTGATACATTCATCAGAAATAGCATATGCCATTCAGAACACCTCCTTATTAATTTATCCTATTGTAACACGATAAAAGGAAAAAATCAATGA from Ruminococcus bovis encodes the following:
- a CDS encoding DUF362 domain-containing protein, producing the protein MAYAISDECISCGACADGCPVGAISEGDGKYEINADECISCGACADTCPVGAPAEA